The region CGGACGAGCGTGCACGCCCTGAGGATTGTGAAGACAGGGAGCAAGTGGATCTTGGGCCTCGACGTAGAGCGCATAGAGCGCGAGTCGGACCGCGCGTCGTGAGCCGGGCGATCGACCGCAAGAAGTTCCTCGGGCTCGCCGGCGCGGGCCTCGGGGGCCTCGCGCTCGGCGGCTGCGGGGTGTTGTCCACGGACGGGAGGCGGAGGCTCCCCTCGCCGGCCCGCGCGTCAGGAACGGGCCGCGTCCGGGAGTACGCCCTCGAGGCGGCGCCGGCGGGGTTCGAGATAGCGGGTCGCGAGTTCTCCACCTGGGGCTACGACGGGGGCGTGCCGGGACCGGAGCTCCGCCTGACCGAGGGCGACACCCTGCGCGTCCGGCTGAAGAACGCGCTCCCGGCCGGCACGACGATACACTGGCACGGCCTTCCGGTAGAGAACCCCATGGACGGCGTCCCGGACGTCACCCAGCCCCCCGTACGGAGCGGCGAGGAGTTCGTCTACGAGTTCGTGGTCCCGACCGCCGGAACCTACATGTACCACTCGCACGTCGGGCTCCAGCTCGACCGCGGCCTCTACGGTCCCCTGATCGTGGAGCCGAAGAGGGAGGAACTCTCCTACGACCGCGAGTACGCCCTGCTGCTCGACGACTGGCTCGACGGCGTCTTCGGCACCCCAGAAGATGCCCTCGCAGAGCTGCGGGGCGCCGGCGGGATGATGGGCGGCATGGGCGGGATGATGGGCGGCCCGGGAGGAGGGCCCGCAATGTCGGGCGCCGTGGACCACCCCTACTACCTCGTCAACGGCCGCGCCGCCGAAGATCCCGCATCCCTGGCCGTTAGGCGGGGCGACAGGGTACGCCTGCGCCT is a window of Rubrobacter xylanophilus DSM 9941 DNA encoding:
- a CDS encoding multicopper oxidase family protein is translated as MSRAIDRKKFLGLAGAGLGGLALGGCGVLSTDGRRRLPSPARASGTGRVREYALEAAPAGFEIAGREFSTWGYDGGVPGPELRLTEGDTLRVRLKNALPAGTTIHWHGLPVENPMDGVPDVTQPPVRSGEEFVYEFVVPTAGTYMYHSHVGLQLDRGLYGPLIVEPKREELSYDREYALLLDDWLDGVFGTPEDALAELRGAGGMMGGMGGMMGGPGGGPAMSGAVDHPYYLVNGRAAEDPASLAVRRGDRVRLRLMNPSSDTVFRFAAAGHRLTVTHADGLPVRPVTVDAVRIGMGERYDAILEANNPGVWQLAAVPEGKDGLARALLRYEESRGESPPPANARPPELGGRLLSYADLRDAGERSFPEDGLFSGPDRTHELTLSGDMGSYAWHIDGQRYPDADPLEVREGEWVRFNLQNHSMMWHPMHLHGHFFQVRNGTGRGPFKDTALVEPHMGELSFDLVANNPGEWFFHCHNAYHMETGMARLVSYGR